From Salvia splendens isolate huo1 chromosome 3, SspV2, whole genome shotgun sequence, a single genomic window includes:
- the LOC121797194 gene encoding COP9 signalosome complex subunit 1-like, with translation MEGEDEAAGAIIGDEEIYANGRDETDSQRHRPIISGEQLDIEAYAALYTGRTRTTRLLFIADKCGAPSMELEALRMAYDEIKKGENTQLFREVVGKINGRLGPNYGLDNAWADAVDRRAELRKDKLENELNAYRTNLIKESIRMGYNDFGDFYNAHGQLGEAFKNYVRTRDYCTTSKHIIHMCLNAILLSIEMGQFTHVTSYVGKAEQTADGLDPVTIAKLRCAAGLSHLEGKKYKLAARKFLEVGPELGNNYTEVISPQDVATYGSLCALASFDRSELKSKVIDNTNFRNFLELVPEIRELINDFHTSHYASCLEYLGNLKTNLLRDIHLHDHVETLYEQIRSKALIQYTLPFVSVDLNMMANAFNTSVTGLEKELEALITNDQIQARIDSHNKILYARHADQRNGTFLRVLQTGNEFDRELRAMLLRANLIKHDYNLKAARKH, from the exons ATGGAAGGAGAAGATGAAGCTGCAGGAGCTATTATCGGGGACGAAGAGATCTACGCCAATGGCCGGGACGAAACCGATTCGCAGCGGCACCGCCCCATCATCAGCGGCGAGCAGCTCGACATAGAGGCCTACGCCGCGCTCTACACTGGGCGCACGAGGACTACGCGCCTCCTTTTCATCGCCGATAAATGCGGCGCCCCTTCCATGGAGCTGGAGGCTCTGCGGATGGCGTACGACGAGATCAAGAAGGGCGAGAACACGCAGCTCTTCAGAGAGGTTGTCGGGAAGATCAATGGCCGATTGGGCCCCAATTACGGCCTGGATAATGCCTGGGCCGATGCTGTGGATCGACGGGCAGAGTTGAGAAAGGATAAGCTTGAAAATGAACTCAATGCTTACAGG ACAAATTTGATCAAAGAGAGCATTCGGATGGGGTACAATGATTTTGGGGATTTCTACAATGCACATGGTCAGCTTGGTGAAGCATTTAAAAACTATGTCCGCACACGTGACTACTGCACAACCTCGAAGCATATAATTCATATGTGTCTAAATGCAATTCTGCTTAGCATTGAGATGGGTCAATTTACTCATGTTACAAGTTACGTTGGCAAGGCTGAACAAACTGCAGACGGCTTGGATCCTGTTACAATTGCAAAACTGCGTTGTGCTGCTGGATTGTCTCACCTTGAAGGGAAAAAATATAAGCTTGCTGCTCGAAAG TTCCTGGAAGTTGGCCCAGAACTTGGGAACAACTACACTGAAGTAATTTCACCCCAAGATGTTGCAACATATGGCAGTCTCTGTGCACTCGCAAGCTTTGACCGTTCAGAACTGAAG AGCAAAGTCATCGATAACACTAATTTCCGAAATTTCTTAGAATTGGTACCTGAGATAAGGGAACTCATTAATGATTTCCATACCAG CCATTATGCTTCTTGCCTGGAATATCTAGGAAATCTCAAGACAAACTTGTTGCGTGATATCCATTTACATGATCATGTGGAAACTCTATACGAGCAAATACGCAGCAAGGCTCTGATCCAGTACACACTTCCGTTCGTATCTGTAGACCTTAATATGATGGCAAATGCTTTCAATACAAGTGTTACAGGCCTGGAGAAAGAACTTGAAGCCCTGATCACTAATGACCAAATACAG GCTCGAATTGATTCCCATAACAAGATTCTTTATGCTCGGCATGCTGATCAGAGGAATGGGACGTTCCTGCGCGTCTTGCAGACTGGCAATGAATTTGATCGTGAACTCAGAGCAATGCTTTTGAGAGCAAATCTCATCAAACATGATTACAACCTTAAGGCAGCACGGAAACATTAA
- the LOC121795191 gene encoding probable pectin methyltransferase QUA3: MGLLNLPSSKNRHARQWRVLDAIMGSFFAAVLLFFLLVFTPLGDSLAASGRQTLLRSDPRHRGRLVALVEQGRQAVAIDACPADMVDHMPCEDPRINSQLSRDMNFYRERHCPRPDDTPLCLIPPPDGYKVPVPWPDSLHKIWHDNMPYNKIADRKGHQGWMKREGPYFIFPGGGTMFPDGAEQYIEKLKQYIPIAGGALRTALDMGCGVASFGGYMLSEGILTLSFAPRDSHKAQIQFALERGVPTFVAMLGTRRLPFSGFSFDLVHCSRCLIPFAAYNATYFLEVDRLLRPGGYLVISGPPVQWPKQDKEWAELQAVARSLCYELIVVDGNTAIWKKPIGDSCHPNLNEFGLNLCDESDDPSFSWYTKLKKCISRTSSVKGEYAVGAIPKWPERLTIAPSRVSIIKNGIDVFEADKRRWARRVAYYKKSLNIKLGTPSIRNVMDMNAFFGGFAAAVISDPVWVMNVVPARKPSTLDVIYDRGLIGVFHDWCEPFSTYPRTYDLIHVADIESLVKDPSSGKHRCNLVDLMVEIDRMLRPEGTVIIRDSPEVIDKIEWISRAIRWRASIHDKEPDSLQREKVLVATKKLWKLPSVSQ, translated from the exons ATGGGGCTGTTGAATCTTCCGTCTTCCAAGAACCGCCACGCGCGCCAATGGCGGGTGCTGGATGCTATTATGGGGTCCTTCTTCGCGGCGGTTCTGCTCTTCTTCCTCCTTGTCTTCACTCCACTGGGCGACTCGCTTGCGGCATCGGGGCGGCAGACGCTGCTCCGCTCGGATCCACGGCACCGGGGGCGATTGGTGGCGCTGGTGGAGCAGGGGCGTCAGGCGGTGGCCATCGACGCTTGCCCCGCCGATATGGTGGATCACATGCCCTGTGAGGATCCCAGAATTAACAGCCAGCTCAGCAGGGATATGAATTTCTACAGGGAGAGGCATTGCCCTCGCCCCGACGACACGCCTCTCTGTTTGATCCCGCCGCCGGACGGCTACAAGGTTCCCGTACCCTGGCCCGACAGTTTGCATAAG ATATGGCATGATAACATGCCTTACAATAAAATAGCAGATAGGAAAGGCCACCAGGGATGGATGAAGAGAGAAGGTCCGTATTTCATATTTCCTGGTGGTGGTACAATGTTCCCAGATGGAGCTGAACAATATATCGAAAAGCTAAAACAGTATATTCCTATAGCTGGGGGAGCTTTGAGGACAGCTCTCGATATGGGATGCGGG GTTGCTAGTTTCGGTGGATACATGCTCTCTGAAGGCATATTAACTCTTTCCTTTGCCCCAAGAGATTCACATAAAGCTCAGATACAGTTCGCTCTGGAGAGAGGAGTACCGACCTTTGTTGCCATGCTTGGCACGCGTAGACTTCCGTTTTCTGGGTTTTCTTTCGATTTGGTCCACTGTTCTCGATGTCTGATACCTTTCGCTGCTTATA ATGCTACATATTTTCTTGAAGTTGATCGGTTACTTCGGCCAGGAGGCTACCTAGTCATATCTGGACCTCCTGTACAGTGGCCTAAACAAGATAAGGAATGGGCTGAACTGCAGGCAGTTGCCAGATCTTTGTGTTACGAGCTGATTGTCGTAGATGGGAACACTGCTATCTGGAAAAAGCCGATTGGGGATTCATGCCATCCCAACCTTAATGAATTTGGGCTCAACTTGTGCGATGAGTCTGATGATCCTAGTTTTTCGTG GTACACCAAGTTGAAGAAATGTATTAGCAGGACATCCTCTGTTAAGGGAGAATACGCGGTTGGAGCAATTCCAAAGTGGCCCGAGAGATTGACAATAGCTCCTTCAAGGGTTAGTATTATTAAAAATGGAATCGATGTGTTTGAAGCTGACAAGCGAAGATGGGCAAGGAGGGTTGCTTACTACAAGAAATCTTTAAACATAAAACTAGGAACTCCATCCATCCGAAATGTCATGGATATGAATGCATTCTTCGGAGGTTTTGCAGCGGCCGTAATATCTGATCCTGTTTGGGTAATGAATGTCGTTCCCGCTCGAAAGCCGTCAACCCTTGATGTCATTTATGACCGAGGACTTATAGGAGTTTTCCATGATTG GTGTGAGCCtttctcaacatatcctcgtaCTTACGATTTGATACATGTTGCTGATATCGAGTCTCTTGTTAAAGATCCCAGTTCGGGAAAACACAG GTGTAACCTTGTCGATCTGATGGTGGAAATTGATAGAATGCTGCGTCCTGAAGGCACGGTTATCATTAGAGATTCACCTGAAGTGATTGACAAAATTGAATGGATTTCTCGTGCCATAAGATGGAGGGCCTCCATACACGACAAAGAACCCGACTCACTTCAGAGGGAGAAAGTCCTGGTAGCAACGAAGAAATTGTGGAAGTTACCTTCTGTATCCCAGTGA